A genome region from Coleofasciculaceae cyanobacterium includes the following:
- a CDS encoding Fe(3+) ABC transporter substrate-binding protein has protein sequence MTNQISKFSRRFFLSISTAALIVACNQTPGNQSQEEQPSEAATQSGQVNIYSSRHYNTDEQLYDGFTEQTGIKVNLIEGKDDELIERIRSEGTNSPADILITVDAGRLWRAAQAGIFAPVESTILEEKIPTNLQDPNNLWFGYSKRARVIVYNKDKVDPSQLSTYEDLADPKWKGKFIIRSSDNIYNQSLVAGMIEEKGEEATAEWINGLVSNFARSPQGNDTSQIEDVAAGVADLTLANTYYLARYEDNPEVFEQVGIFFPNQEDRGAHVNISGAGLLKNAPNKENAIAFLEYLASPEAQEFFALGNNEYPVVEGTPLNPVVESFGEFKNDTTNVSAYGKNNAAAVKIMDRSGWK, from the coding sequence ATGACTAATCAGATAAGTAAATTTTCCCGACGTTTTTTTCTTAGTATCAGCACCGCAGCCTTAATTGTTGCCTGTAATCAAACACCAGGAAATCAATCTCAAGAAGAGCAGCCATCCGAAGCAGCTACCCAAAGCGGACAGGTAAATATTTATTCTTCTCGCCATTACAATACTGACGAACAGCTTTATGACGGTTTTACCGAACAAACAGGGATTAAAGTCAACTTAATTGAAGGAAAGGATGATGAGTTAATCGAAAGAATTAGAAGTGAAGGTACGAATAGCCCCGCAGACATTTTGATAACCGTAGATGCAGGACGTTTATGGCGTGCTGCTCAAGCAGGAATTTTTGCTCCTGTAGAGTCGACAATATTAGAAGAAAAAATACCTACTAATTTGCAAGATCCGAATAACCTTTGGTTTGGTTACAGTAAACGAGCGCGGGTAATTGTTTATAACAAAGACAAGGTAGATCCGAGTCAGCTTTCTACTTATGAAGATTTAGCCGATCCAAAATGGAAGGGAAAGTTCATTATTCGTTCTTCGGACAATATCTACAATCAATCTTTAGTAGCAGGAATGATTGAGGAAAAAGGAGAGGAGGCAACAGCAGAGTGGATAAATGGTTTAGTAAGTAATTTTGCCCGTTCTCCTCAAGGTAACGACACTTCTCAAATTGAAGATGTTGCAGCAGGAGTAGCAGACCTTACCTTAGCCAACACTTATTATCTTGCCAGATACGAAGACAATCCTGAAGTATTTGAACAAGTTGGCATCTTTTTCCCTAACCAAGAAGATCGAGGAGCGCACGTTAACATTAGTGGCGCAGGTTTACTCAAAAATGCTCCTAACAAAGAGAATGCGATCGCATTTTTAGAATATCTTGCTAGTCCTGAAGCCCAAGAATTTTTTGCTTTAGGGAATAACGAATATCCTGTGGTCGAAGGCACTCCTTTAAACCCTGTGGTAGAAAGTTTTGGCGAATTCAAAAACGATACTACTAACGTTTCTGCTTACGGTAAAAATAATGCTGCTGCGGTTAAAATTATGGATCGCTCAGGATGGAAATAA
- the glyQ gene encoding glycine--tRNA ligase subunit alpha produces the protein MSLSFQQVIAALNSFWSDRGCLIAQPYDTEKGAATMNHHTFLRAIGSEPWSVAYIEPCRRPTDGRYGENPNRNQHYFQYQVVIKPSLDNIQEVYLDSLKVLGIHPEAHDIRFVEDNWESPTLGAWGVGWEVWLDGMEISQFTYFQQCGGINCCPVPIEITYGLERLTMYLQDVDTIMQIKWNDRLNYGDIFLQAEIEQCTYNFEASDPDLLFNLFSLYEQEAKQLIERGLVVPSLDYVLKCSHSFNLLDARGVIAVTERTRYIGRIRSMARQVAQLYLEQRESLGFPLQKAS, from the coding sequence TGTTTAATTGCTCAACCTTATGATACGGAAAAAGGTGCAGCTACAATGAATCATCATACTTTTTTGCGAGCAATCGGTTCAGAACCTTGGTCAGTTGCTTATATAGAACCTTGCAGAAGACCGACTGATGGCAGATATGGAGAAAATCCCAATCGAAATCAGCACTATTTCCAATATCAGGTTGTAATTAAGCCTTCGCTCGACAATATTCAAGAGGTTTATTTGGATTCATTGAAGGTTTTGGGTATTCATCCAGAAGCTCATGATATTCGTTTTGTTGAAGATAATTGGGAGTCTCCTACATTAGGTGCTTGGGGTGTAGGGTGGGAAGTCTGGTTAGATGGAATGGAAATCTCCCAATTTACCTATTTTCAACAATGTGGGGGTATTAATTGTTGTCCTGTCCCCATTGAAATTACTTATGGTTTAGAAAGATTGACGATGTATCTTCAAGACGTGGATACGATTATGCAAATCAAATGGAACGATCGCCTCAACTATGGAGATATTTTCTTGCAGGCTGAAATTGAGCAATGTACCTACAATTTTGAAGCATCTGACCCTGATTTGTTGTTTAATTTATTTAGTTTATATGAGCAAGAAGCTAAACAGTTAATTGAGCGTGGTTTGGTAGTTCCCAGTTTAGACTATGTTCTCAAGTGCTCCCATAGTTTTAATCTGTTAGATGCCAGAGGTGTGATTGCCGTTACAGAAAGGACGCGTTATATAGGAAGAATTCGCAGCATGGCACGGCAAGTTGCACAACTTTATTTGGAACAGAGAGAAAGTTTGGGCTTTCCTTTGCAAAAAGCCAGTTAA